In a single window of the Cupriavidus sp. P-10 genome:
- the prfA gene encoding peptide chain release factor 1: MKASMLAKLDQLAERLDEVNALLAREDATANIDQYRKLSREHAELSPVAEQYGQYRQAQDDLGTAQALLDDPEMKDFAADEIASARERLEALEQSLQRLLLPKDPNDDRNLLLEIRAGTGGEESALFAADLLRMYTRYAERQRWQVEIMSESESDLGGFREVIVRIAGDAAFSKLKFESGGHRVQRVPATEAQGRIHTSACTVAVMPEADEVGEVEINPADLRIDTFRASGAGGQHVNKTDSAVRLTHLPTGIVVECQDDRSQHRNKDKAMKVLAARIKDMQTRAAQAKEASTRRNLIGSGDRSDRIRTYNFPQGRVTDHRINLTLYKIDMIMDGDMNELLSSLAAEHQADQLAALGEET; this comes from the coding sequence ATGAAAGCCAGCATGCTTGCCAAGCTCGACCAACTGGCCGAGCGACTCGATGAAGTCAACGCCCTGCTCGCGCGCGAAGACGCGACCGCCAACATCGACCAGTACCGCAAGCTCAGCCGCGAGCATGCCGAGCTGTCGCCGGTGGCCGAGCAGTACGGGCAATATCGCCAGGCACAGGACGACCTGGGCACCGCGCAGGCGCTGCTGGACGATCCGGAGATGAAGGACTTCGCCGCCGACGAGATCGCCAGCGCGCGCGAGCGGCTGGAAGCGCTGGAACAGAGCCTGCAGCGCCTGCTGCTGCCCAAGGATCCCAACGACGACCGCAACCTGCTGCTCGAAATCCGCGCCGGCACCGGCGGCGAGGAAAGTGCGCTGTTCGCCGCCGACCTGCTGCGGATGTACACGCGTTATGCCGAGCGCCAGCGCTGGCAGGTCGAGATCATGAGCGAGTCCGAGTCTGACCTGGGCGGCTTCAGGGAAGTCATTGTGCGGATCGCCGGCGATGCCGCCTTTTCGAAGCTGAAGTTCGAATCCGGCGGCCATCGCGTGCAACGCGTGCCCGCCACCGAGGCGCAGGGGCGCATCCACACTTCCGCCTGCACGGTGGCGGTAATGCCGGAAGCCGACGAGGTCGGCGAGGTCGAGATCAACCCGGCCGACCTGCGCATCGACACCTTCCGCGCCTCGGGCGCCGGCGGCCAGCACGTGAACAAGACCGATTCAGCCGTGCGCCTGACGCACCTGCCCACCGGCATCGTGGTCGAGTGCCAGGACGACCGGTCGCAGCACCGCAACAAGGACAAGGCCATGAAGGTGCTGGCCGCGCGCATCAAGGACATGCAGACCCGCGCCGCCCAGGCAAAGGAAGCCAGCACGCGGCGCAACCTGATCGGCTCGGGCGACCGCAGCGACCGCATCCGCACCTACAACTTCCCGCAAGGCCGCGTGACCGACCACCGCATCAACCTGACGCTCTACAAGATCGACATGATCATGGACGGCGACATGAACGAACTGCTGTCGTCGCTGGCCGCGGAACACCAGGCAGACCAGCTGGCAGCGCTCGGCGAAGAGACCTGA
- the hemA gene encoding glutamyl-tRNA reductase gives MQLLAIGINHTTAPVSLRERVAFPLEQIKPALGALREHLSGRSGTEAAILSTCNRTEIYCATDVLKPGQEGFEHTLRWLSQHHNVPAGDLAPHLYALPQSEAVRHAFRVASGLDSMVLGETQILGQLKDAVRTAGEAGSLGTYLNQLFQRTFAVAKEVRGQTEIGAHSVSMAAAAVRLAQRIFESVSTQRVLFIGAGEMIELCATHFAAQQPRQIVVANRTVERGEKLAEQLSGQGLTAQAIRLTDLGERLHEFDIVVSCTASSLPIIGLGAVERAVKRRKHRPIMMVDLAVPRDVEPEVARLDDVFLYTVDDLGAIVREGNALRQAAVAQAEAIIESRVQNFMHWLETRSVVPVIRELQTSGEAIRQAELERARRMLARGDDPEAVLEALSGALTRKFLHGPTHALNHTQGEDREALLRLVPGLFRHSSHSER, from the coding sequence ATGCAACTGCTCGCGATCGGCATCAACCACACGACGGCACCTGTCTCGCTGCGCGAGCGGGTGGCGTTTCCGCTCGAGCAGATCAAGCCGGCTCTGGGCGCGTTGCGCGAGCACCTGTCCGGCCGCAGCGGCACCGAAGCCGCCATCCTCTCCACCTGCAACCGCACCGAGATCTACTGCGCCACCGACGTCCTGAAACCGGGCCAGGAAGGTTTCGAGCACACCCTGCGGTGGCTGTCGCAGCACCACAACGTGCCGGCCGGCGACCTGGCCCCGCACCTGTACGCGCTGCCGCAGTCCGAAGCGGTGCGCCATGCCTTCCGCGTGGCCAGCGGGCTGGATTCGATGGTGCTGGGCGAAACCCAGATCCTGGGCCAGCTCAAGGATGCCGTGCGCACCGCCGGCGAGGCGGGCTCGCTGGGGACGTACCTGAACCAGCTGTTCCAGCGCACCTTCGCGGTGGCCAAGGAAGTGCGCGGCCAGACCGAGATCGGCGCGCATTCCGTATCGATGGCCGCGGCCGCGGTGCGGCTGGCACAGCGGATTTTTGAAAGCGTCTCGACCCAGCGCGTGCTGTTTATCGGCGCGGGCGAGATGATCGAACTGTGCGCGACGCACTTTGCCGCGCAACAGCCGCGACAGATCGTGGTGGCCAACCGCACCGTCGAGCGCGGCGAGAAGCTGGCCGAGCAACTGTCCGGCCAGGGCCTGACCGCGCAGGCGATCCGCCTGACCGACCTGGGCGAACGGCTGCATGAGTTCGACATCGTGGTGTCCTGCACCGCCAGCTCGCTGCCGATCATCGGCCTGGGCGCGGTGGAGCGCGCGGTCAAGCGCCGCAAGCACCGCCCGATCATGATGGTCGACCTGGCCGTGCCGCGCGACGTGGAACCGGAAGTCGCGCGCCTGGACGACGTCTTCCTGTACACCGTCGATGACCTCGGCGCGATCGTGCGCGAGGGCAACGCACTGCGCCAGGCCGCTGTCGCACAAGCCGAAGCCATCATCGAAAGCCGCGTGCAGAACTTCATGCACTGGCTGGAAACGCGCAGCGTGGTGCCGGTCATCCGCGAGCTGCAGACCAGCGGCGAGGCCATCCGCCAGGCCGAGCTGGAGCGCGCGCGCCGCATGCTGGCACGCGGCGACGACCCCGAGGCGGTGCTTGAAGCGCTGTCCGGCGCGCTGACCCGCAAGTTCCTGCACGGCCCGACCCACGCGCTGAACCACACCCAGGGCGAGGACCGCGAGGCGCTGCTGCGCCTGGTGCCGGGCCTGTTCCGCCACAGCAGCCACTCCGAGCGCTAG